In Streptantibioticus cattleyicolor NRRL 8057 = DSM 46488, a genomic segment contains:
- a CDS encoding 4Fe-4S dicluster domain-containing protein: protein MTAPDLRDLLAGREDDPAGDAGWHQHPERVGFFTDTSVCIGCKACEVACKEWNALPEDGMALTGMSYDNTGGLGASSWRHVAFVEQGGGDGDLRWLMSSDVCKHCTHAACLDVCPTGSLFRTEYGTVVVQEDVCNGCGYCVPACPYGVIEQRPDDGRAFKCTMCYDRLGAGQEPACAKACPTDSIQFGPLDELRERAAERVARLHEAGVTDARLYGDDPGDGVGGAGAFFLLLDDPEVYGLPPDPQVTTGDLPAMWKHAGLAALCLAGGFLLSFTTTRKATR from the coding sequence ATGACCGCCCCCGACCTGCGCGACCTGCTCGCCGGCCGGGAGGACGACCCGGCCGGCGACGCCGGATGGCACCAACACCCCGAACGCGTCGGCTTCTTCACCGACACCTCGGTGTGCATCGGCTGCAAGGCGTGCGAGGTGGCCTGCAAGGAGTGGAACGCCCTCCCCGAGGACGGCATGGCGCTCACCGGCATGAGCTACGACAACACCGGCGGCCTCGGCGCCTCCAGCTGGCGGCACGTCGCCTTCGTCGAACAGGGCGGCGGCGACGGCGACCTGCGCTGGCTGATGTCTTCGGACGTGTGCAAACACTGCACCCACGCGGCCTGCCTCGACGTCTGCCCCACCGGTTCCCTCTTCCGCACCGAGTACGGCACGGTGGTGGTGCAGGAGGACGTCTGCAACGGCTGCGGCTACTGCGTGCCCGCCTGCCCGTACGGCGTCATCGAGCAACGCCCCGACGACGGACGGGCGTTCAAGTGCACCATGTGCTACGACCGGCTCGGCGCCGGCCAGGAACCCGCCTGCGCCAAGGCGTGCCCCACCGACTCCATCCAGTTCGGCCCACTGGACGAACTGCGCGAACGGGCCGCGGAACGGGTCGCCCGGCTGCACGAGGCCGGGGTCACCGACGCCCGCCTGTACGGGGACGACCCCGGTGACGGCGTCGGCGGCGCCGGTGCCTTCTTCCTGCTGCTGGACGACCCCGAGGTCTACGGGCTGCCCCCCGACCCCCAGGTCACCACCGGCGACCTGCCGGCCATGTGGAAACACGCCGGCCTCGCCGCGCTCTGCCTGGCCGGCGGCTTCCTGCTGTCCTTCACCACCACCCGGAAGGCGACCCGATGA
- the ligD gene encoding non-homologous end-joining DNA ligase, protein MPDRQAVEVDGHRLVLVNLDRLLFPVSGHTKAQLLHYYAQVAEVLLPHATGRPASFVRAPDGPGGQTWYAKRPPPGLPDWVTLAEVPGSEGPAPHVVVDSTAALMAMANLAAFEVHVPQWTARTGPDGHDRLVLDLDPGPGADLVLCCTVAQRLRQMLADDGLTAYPVSSGSKGLHLYAPLEPAPERAVSGYARSLAQRMQAEHPGLVTASMDRSIRPGKVFIDWSQNATHKTTACPYTLRLHERPRVAAPVGWDEIAGCAAPERLVLSPEQVVERVARLGDPLAELAARTHAAPLPR, encoded by the coding sequence ATGCCCGACCGGCAGGCCGTGGAGGTGGACGGCCACCGCCTGGTCCTCGTCAACCTCGACCGGCTGCTCTTCCCGGTCTCGGGTCACACCAAGGCCCAGCTGCTGCACTACTACGCGCAGGTGGCCGAGGTGCTGCTGCCGCACGCCACCGGCCGTCCCGCCTCCTTCGTACGCGCTCCGGACGGCCCCGGCGGGCAGACCTGGTACGCCAAACGGCCCCCGCCGGGACTGCCCGACTGGGTGACGCTGGCCGAGGTGCCCGGCAGCGAGGGGCCCGCCCCGCACGTGGTGGTCGACTCCACCGCCGCGCTGATGGCGATGGCCAACCTCGCCGCGTTCGAGGTGCACGTACCGCAGTGGACCGCCCGGACCGGCCCGGACGGCCACGACCGGCTCGTCCTCGACCTCGACCCCGGCCCCGGCGCCGACCTGGTGCTTTGCTGCACCGTGGCGCAGCGGCTGCGGCAGATGCTCGCCGACGACGGGCTGACCGCCTATCCGGTCTCCTCCGGTTCCAAGGGCCTCCATCTGTACGCGCCGCTGGAGCCCGCCCCGGAACGCGCGGTCTCCGGCTACGCCCGGTCGCTGGCCCAGCGGATGCAGGCGGAGCACCCGGGGCTGGTGACCGCCTCCATGGACCGCTCGATCCGGCCCGGCAAGGTCTTCATCGACTGGTCGCAGAACGCCACCCACAAGACCACCGCCTGCCCCTACACCCTGCGCCTGCACGAACGCCCGAGGGTGGCCGCACCGGTCGGCTGGGACGAGATCGCCGGCTGCGCCGCCCCGGAACGGCTGGTGCTCTCCCCGGAGCAGGTGGT
- the nrfD gene encoding NrfD/PsrC family molybdoenzyme membrane anchor subunit: MSTSDVTRHGVRGEHPGRQAVPAALRGGRRRRGERGMVPEAEFTSYYGRPVIKAPSWEARDIAGYFFLGGLAGAGSVLAAGARLTGRPRTARRMTLSSLAAISLSTAALVHDLGRPARFANMLRVVKPTSPMSMGSWLLAGYGPATGAAAWCAVTGRLPRAGAAATTVTVLLGPAVTTYTAVLAADTAVPAWHGAHRELPYLFAASATAAAAGMALVLSPARENAPARRAAVLGAAAETAATKLMEHRLGPVAETCRTGTAGRLLRAADALTVAGGVLTALAGRHRAAAVMAGAALLAGSACTRFGVFHAGLGSAEDPRYTVAPQRERLAQRAAPSSSPSS, translated from the coding sequence ATGAGCACCTCGGACGTGACCCGGCACGGGGTACGCGGTGAACACCCCGGCCGGCAGGCGGTACCGGCGGCCCTGCGCGGCGGCCGGCGCCGCCGCGGTGAACGCGGCATGGTCCCCGAGGCCGAGTTCACCTCCTACTACGGCAGGCCGGTGATCAAGGCGCCGTCCTGGGAGGCGCGGGACATCGCCGGCTACTTCTTCCTCGGCGGGCTGGCCGGCGCCGGATCGGTGCTCGCCGCCGGCGCCCGGCTGACCGGACGGCCGCGCACCGCCCGGCGGATGACGCTCTCCTCGCTCGCCGCGATCTCCCTGTCCACCGCGGCCCTCGTGCACGACCTCGGCCGCCCCGCCCGCTTCGCCAACATGCTGCGGGTGGTCAAACCGACCTCGCCGATGTCCATGGGCTCGTGGCTGCTGGCCGGGTACGGCCCGGCGACCGGCGCCGCCGCGTGGTGCGCGGTCACCGGACGGCTGCCCCGGGCCGGCGCCGCGGCCACCACGGTGACGGTGCTGCTGGGCCCCGCGGTCACCACCTACACCGCGGTGCTCGCCGCCGACACCGCGGTGCCGGCCTGGCACGGCGCCCACCGCGAACTGCCGTACCTGTTCGCCGCCTCGGCGACCGCCGCCGCGGCGGGCATGGCCCTGGTGCTCTCCCCGGCCCGGGAGAACGCCCCGGCCCGGCGCGCCGCCGTCCTCGGGGCGGCGGCCGAGACCGCCGCGACCAAGCTGATGGAACACCGGCTCGGCCCGGTCGCCGAGACCTGCCGCACCGGCACCGCCGGACGACTGCTGCGCGCCGCCGATGCGCTGACGGTCGCCGGGGGTGTCCTCACCGCGCTCGCCGGCCGCCACCGGGCCGCCGCCGTGATGGCCGGCGCCGCGCTGCTGGCCGGCTCCGCCTGCACCCGCTTCGGGGTCTTCCACGCCGGTCTCGGCTCCGCCGAGGACCCCCGGTACACCGTGGCACCACAGCGCGAACGCCTCGCTCAGCGCGCTGCGCCGTCGTCGTCCCCCTCCTCCTGA
- the ligD gene encoding non-homologous end-joining DNA ligase yields the protein MDAAHHRRPRPDDPVPDRVTPMLAVLSDRRHFDDTWVLERKLDGVRAIGFRDGDTVRLASRTGQRLENTYPEIVRALADQPQRAFVVDGEIVALDDGRTSFERLQRRMQLTRPSAALASGVAVTYFLFDLLHLAGHDTTGLPLRSRKELLREAVRYTGPLRYTEHHTATGDAGQLLDAACAQGWEGLIAKRADGRYQQRRSSDWLKLKCLTAQEFVVGGYTEPAGSRAGFGALLLGYHQGGRLRYAGKVGTGYDTATLRRLRGLLDERGLTEPPFAEPVRERGAHWVRPDLVVQVAFTEWTRDGRLRAPRYLGLRQDKRPERVVREG from the coding sequence GTGGACGCCGCACACCACCGCAGGCCACGACCGGACGACCCGGTGCCGGACCGGGTCACCCCGATGCTCGCCGTGCTCTCCGACCGCCGCCACTTCGACGACACCTGGGTGCTGGAGCGCAAACTCGACGGCGTCCGGGCGATCGGCTTCCGGGACGGCGACACCGTACGCCTGGCCTCCCGCACCGGGCAGCGCCTGGAGAACACCTACCCGGAGATCGTGCGGGCGCTGGCCGACCAGCCGCAGCGGGCCTTCGTGGTGGACGGCGAGATCGTGGCGCTGGACGACGGACGCACCAGCTTCGAACGGCTCCAGCGCCGCATGCAGCTCACCCGCCCGTCCGCCGCGCTCGCCAGCGGGGTGGCCGTCACCTACTTCCTGTTCGACCTGCTGCACCTGGCCGGACACGACACCACCGGGCTGCCGCTGCGCTCCCGCAAGGAACTGCTGCGCGAGGCGGTCCGCTACACCGGCCCGCTGCGCTACACCGAACACCACACCGCCACCGGTGACGCCGGGCAGCTCCTGGACGCCGCCTGCGCCCAGGGGTGGGAGGGGCTGATCGCCAAACGCGCCGACGGCCGCTACCAGCAGCGCCGCTCCTCCGACTGGCTCAAGCTCAAATGCCTCACCGCCCAGGAGTTCGTCGTCGGCGGCTACACCGAGCCGGCCGGCAGCCGCGCCGGCTTCGGCGCCCTGCTGCTCGGCTATCACCAGGGCGGACGGCTGCGGTACGCGGGCAAGGTGGGCACCGGGTACGACACCGCGACGCTGCGGCGGCTGCGCGGGCTGCTGGACGAACGCGGGCTGACGGAGCCGCCGTTCGCCGAACCGGTCCGGGAACGCGGCGCGCACTGGGTCCGCCCCGACCTCGTGGTGCAGGTGGCGTTCACCGAGTGGACCCGGGACGGCAGACTGCGGGCCCCGCGCTACCTGGGGTTGCGGCAGGACAAGCGGCCGGAGCGGGTGGTGCGGGAGGGGTGA
- the ku gene encoding non-homologous end joining protein Ku, translated as MRSIWKGAIGFGLVSIPVKLYAATEEHGVSLHQVHVKDGGRVRQRRVCEVCGEEVPYSDIAKGYQDDAGRTAVLSDSDLAELPLPSKRLIDVLAFVDAHEIDPLALSRAYYVGSEAAAAKPYVLLRQALVESGKAAVTKIALRQRESLALLRVHDDTLVLHTMYWPDEVRPAEGLAPPERVTVRPQELKMAASLMDTLSEDFDLAALHDEYQEALDELVEAKLEGKAAPVVEETTAAPDNVIDLMAALQASIREADAGRGGRKAGAATEETAPTAKPAKKTTAKSAPKKAAAKKTAAKKTEKTEKAAKSAGGTARKEPAGKTTAKKTTAKKTASRKRAS; from the coding sequence ATGCGTTCCATCTGGAAAGGCGCCATCGGTTTCGGGCTGGTGTCGATCCCGGTCAAGCTGTACGCGGCCACCGAGGAGCACGGCGTCTCCCTCCACCAGGTGCACGTCAAGGACGGCGGCCGGGTACGGCAGCGCCGGGTGTGCGAGGTGTGCGGCGAGGAGGTGCCGTACTCCGACATCGCCAAGGGGTACCAGGACGACGCGGGCCGCACCGCCGTGCTCTCCGACTCCGACCTGGCCGAGCTGCCGCTGCCCAGCAAGCGCCTGATCGACGTGCTCGCCTTCGTCGACGCCCACGAGATCGATCCGCTCGCGCTCTCCCGCGCCTACTACGTGGGGTCGGAGGCGGCGGCGGCCAAGCCGTACGTGTTGTTGCGGCAGGCGCTGGTGGAGAGCGGCAAGGCGGCGGTCACCAAGATCGCGCTGCGGCAGCGAGAGTCGCTGGCGCTGCTGCGGGTGCACGACGACACGCTGGTGCTGCACACCATGTACTGGCCGGACGAGGTGCGTCCGGCCGAGGGGCTGGCGCCGCCGGAGCGGGTCACGGTGCGCCCGCAGGAGCTGAAGATGGCCGCCAGCTTGATGGACACCCTCTCCGAGGACTTCGACCTGGCCGCGCTGCACGACGAGTACCAGGAGGCCCTCGACGAGCTGGTGGAGGCCAAGCTGGAGGGCAAGGCGGCCCCGGTGGTGGAGGAGACCACCGCCGCCCCGGACAACGTCATCGACCTGATGGCGGCGCTCCAGGCCAGCATCCGCGAGGCGGACGCCGGACGCGGCGGACGCAAGGCGGGGGCCGCCACCGAGGAGACCGCCCCGACGGCGAAACCGGCGAAGAAGACAACCGCGAAGAGCGCGCCGAAGAAGGCAGCCGCGAAGAAGACAGCGGCGAAGAAGACGGAAAAGACGGAGAAGGCGGCGAAGTCGGCGGGCGGGACGGCCAGGAAGGAGCCCGCCGGGAAGACGACGGCGAAGAAGACGACCGCGAAGAAGACGGCGAGCCGCAAGCGCGCCTCCTGA